From a single Halogeometricum sp. S3BR5-2 genomic region:
- the pdhA gene encoding pyruvate dehydrogenase (acetyl-transferring) E1 component subunit alpha: protein MVSSDDVLSRDPDDTVRVLDADGAVVAPDLLPDLGGETLASMYRDMLFCRRFDERMISLQRQGRIGTYSSLAGQEGSQMGSTYALAPEDIVSYQYREHGAVVGRGFPWEYLLYWAGHEAGNAALADEEILPLNIAIADHLPHVVGAAMAFKLREESRVAVAHFGDGATSEGDFHEAMNFAGVYDVPAVFVCNNNQWAISTPRARQTASETFAGKAVAYGFDGVRVDGMDPLATYVVTRAARERALDAESDDPRPTLVEAVQYRFGAHTTADDPSVYRDDAEVEEWKKKDPLDRFEAFLRDRGHLDDERKAEMEAEVKETLADAVDRMESFEADPESMFDYTYAEATPEIREQRERFRDLRERRGDESFLRE from the coding sequence ATGGTATCGAGTGACGACGTGCTGTCGCGCGACCCGGACGACACGGTGCGAGTGCTGGACGCCGACGGGGCCGTCGTCGCGCCGGACCTCCTGCCGGACCTGGGCGGGGAGACGCTCGCCTCGATGTACCGCGATATGCTGTTCTGTCGGCGGTTCGACGAGCGGATGATAAGCCTCCAGCGGCAGGGGCGCATCGGGACGTACTCGTCGCTCGCCGGGCAGGAGGGCTCGCAGATGGGGTCGACGTACGCGCTCGCCCCCGAGGACATCGTCTCCTACCAGTACCGCGAGCACGGCGCCGTCGTCGGCCGCGGGTTCCCGTGGGAGTACCTCCTCTACTGGGCGGGCCACGAGGCGGGGAACGCGGCGCTGGCCGACGAGGAGATTCTCCCGCTGAACATCGCCATCGCGGACCACCTCCCGCACGTCGTCGGCGCGGCGATGGCGTTCAAACTCCGGGAGGAGTCGCGGGTGGCCGTGGCGCACTTCGGCGACGGCGCGACGAGCGAGGGGGACTTCCACGAGGCGATGAACTTCGCCGGCGTGTACGACGTGCCCGCGGTGTTCGTCTGCAACAACAACCAGTGGGCCATCTCGACGCCGCGGGCGCGACAGACCGCGAGCGAGACGTTCGCCGGGAAGGCCGTCGCCTACGGATTCGACGGGGTGCGGGTCGACGGGATGGACCCGCTGGCCACCTACGTCGTGACGCGGGCGGCCCGCGAGCGAGCGCTGGACGCCGAGAGCGACGACCCGCGTCCGACGCTCGTCGAGGCGGTGCAGTACCGCTTCGGCGCGCACACGACGGCCGACGACCCCTCCGTCTATCGGGACGACGCGGAGGTCGAAGAATGGAAGAAGAAGGACCCGTTGGACCGCTTCGAGGCGTTCCTCCGCGACCGGGGGCACCTCGACGACGAGCGGAAAGCGGAGATGGAGGCCGAGGTGAAGGAGACGCTGGCGGACGCCGTCGACCGGATGGAGTCGTTCGAGGCCGACCCCGAGTCGATGTTCGACTACACCTACGCGGAGGCGACGCCCGAGATTCGGGAACAGCGCGAACGGTTCCGAGACCTGCGCGAGCGACGGGGCGACGAATCGTTCCTGCGGGAGTAG
- a CDS encoding NAD(P)-dependent oxidoreductase: MDRIGLVGAGYIGTEFLDRLLPDREVTVYDVDDERVEEAVDRGATAADSPAAVAEATDAVVMAVPGSPEVEATMEGADGLAGSLSKGQLLVDATTTHPDTSRVCEDLCAEVGARFVEAPITGAAPREGYQMMVGGSEEHYAAATPLLDVLSDAHVRVGPVPDGTILKLGLQMRYAGRRALDAEIVEFARDNGVDPTLFAEFFGMDVAENFLTGDFTRDVEGLGARAIWDKDIGYARSVAHEEGTALPMNAVVHEAFRATRRLADDEEKDASALIRYWMALNGADDRYE; encoded by the coding sequence ATGGACCGAATCGGACTCGTCGGCGCCGGCTACATCGGGACGGAGTTCCTCGACCGACTGCTCCCCGACCGCGAGGTGACGGTGTACGACGTCGACGACGAACGAGTCGAAGAGGCGGTCGACCGCGGCGCGACGGCGGCCGACTCCCCGGCGGCGGTCGCGGAGGCCACCGACGCGGTGGTGATGGCGGTGCCCGGGAGTCCGGAGGTGGAGGCGACGATGGAGGGCGCGGACGGACTCGCGGGGTCGCTCTCGAAGGGGCAACTCCTCGTCGACGCCACGACCACGCACCCGGACACCTCGCGGGTCTGCGAGGACCTGTGCGCCGAGGTCGGAGCGAGGTTCGTCGAAGCGCCGATCACCGGCGCGGCGCCGAGGGAGGGCTATCAGATGATGGTCGGCGGGAGCGAGGAGCACTACGCGGCGGCGACGCCGTTGCTCGACGTGCTCTCGGACGCGCACGTCAGAGTCGGCCCCGTCCCCGACGGGACGATACTCAAACTCGGCCTCCAGATGCGCTACGCCGGGCGGCGGGCGCTCGACGCCGAGATAGTCGAGTTCGCCCGCGACAACGGGGTCGACCCGACGCTGTTCGCCGAGTTCTTCGGCATGGACGTCGCGGAGAACTTCCTCACCGGCGACTTCACGCGGGACGTCGAGGGACTGGGCGCGCGGGCCATCTGGGACAAGGACATCGGCTACGCGCGGTCCGTCGCCCACGAGGAGGGGACGGCCCTCCCGATGAACGCCGTCGTCCACGAGGCCTTCCGCGCGACCCGCCGCCTCGCCGACGACGAGGAGAAGGACGCCTCGGCGCTGATTCGGTACTGGATGGCGCTCAACGGCGCCGACGACCGGTACGAGTAG
- a CDS encoding isocitrate/isopropylmalate dehydrogenase family protein has product MAHDIAVIPGDGIGREVVSEAFPLVRDVAEARGTTLAPTEFDWGSERYLEEGEMMPEDGLDRLEAYDSILLGAVGHPDVPDHVTLHGLRLPITKGFDQHVCRRPSYLFEGVDSPLRGYDAGEIDFVVYRQNTEGEYAHVGGREHEGSDNEVAVQSAVFTREATERLVRPAFEAAAAREGKLTNVTKSNAQAYGMVFWDDVVEEVSADYPGVEVERLLVDAASMDFVRRPEEFDVIAASNLFGDVLTDLGAIISGSIGLAPSANVDPTGTYPSMFEPVHGSAFDITGDGVANPLATVLSCSMMLRNLGEEDVADALREGVAAQLADESAPRTPDIGGEGTTEEVVSDLRTRLLG; this is encoded by the coding sequence ATGGCGCACGACATCGCGGTGATACCCGGCGACGGCATCGGCAGAGAGGTGGTCTCGGAGGCGTTTCCGCTCGTCAGAGACGTAGCCGAGGCGCGCGGTACGACGCTCGCACCGACGGAGTTCGACTGGGGGAGCGAGCGGTATCTGGAGGAAGGAGAGATGATGCCCGAGGACGGACTGGACCGCCTCGAAGCCTACGACTCGATTCTCCTCGGCGCGGTCGGACATCCGGACGTTCCCGACCACGTCACCCTGCACGGACTGCGCCTCCCGATAACGAAGGGGTTCGACCAGCACGTCTGCCGGCGGCCCTCGTACCTCTTCGAGGGGGTGGACAGCCCCCTCCGCGGGTACGACGCCGGCGAGATAGATTTCGTCGTCTACCGGCAGAACACCGAGGGGGAGTACGCCCACGTCGGCGGGCGGGAGCACGAGGGCTCCGACAACGAAGTCGCGGTGCAGAGCGCGGTGTTCACACGGGAGGCGACGGAGCGACTCGTCCGGCCCGCGTTCGAGGCGGCGGCCGCCCGCGAGGGGAAACTGACCAACGTCACGAAGTCGAACGCGCAGGCGTACGGTATGGTGTTCTGGGACGACGTGGTCGAGGAGGTGAGCGCCGACTACCCCGGCGTGGAGGTGGAGCGACTGCTGGTCGACGCCGCGAGCATGGACTTCGTGCGCCGCCCCGAGGAGTTCGACGTGATAGCGGCGTCGAACCTCTTCGGCGACGTCCTGACCGACCTCGGCGCCATTATCTCCGGAAGTATCGGGCTGGCACCCTCCGCGAACGTCGACCCGACGGGGACGTATCCCTCGATGTTCGAACCGGTCCACGGGAGCGCCTTCGACATCACGGGCGACGGCGTGGCGAACCCTCTCGCGACCGTGCTCTCGTGTTCGATGATGCTCCGGAACCTCGGCGAGGAGGATGTCGCGGACGCCCTCCGCGAGGGGGTCGCGGCACAACTCGCCGACGAATCGGCGCCCCGAACGCCGGATATCGGCGGCGAGGGGACGACCGAAGAGGTCGTCTCCGACCTCCGAACCCGACTGCTCGGGTGA
- a CDS encoding endonuclease/exonuclease/phosphatase family protein, with product MIELETGQVQEQGDEQAEAAARVVQEAQPDVLVVNELTNNLQEGEHTDTTNIDAFVENYLSVPQRDDLDGIDYEHTYQPTSNTGVLPDEDYDFNKDGEAGARPGDAFGFGEFPGHYAFAVASKYPIVESEIRTFQTFKWADMPDNLIPVKGEEGVVTDPEGDGTALYLTEEELDVYRLSSKTHVDVPFRVKGGTVHGLFAHPTPPGFDGANNFNGKWNHDEVRFFADYVAGEEYIYDDSGEHGGLDDDASYVLMGDMNAGPGRGRDARPLQPAQKFFVDNDDFNTDRLPTSPGGFQYGLPTGTRSGGDVEGVVELIDYVLPSPDLSLRDSSVVWPSEATTEDGLLEDVDEASDHRLVWADIATNPGKKGK from the coding sequence GTGATCGAACTGGAGACGGGGCAGGTTCAAGAGCAAGGCGACGAGCAGGCGGAGGCGGCCGCCCGAGTCGTTCAGGAGGCTCAACCGGACGTCCTCGTCGTCAACGAACTCACGAACAACCTGCAGGAGGGCGAACACACCGATACTACGAATATCGACGCGTTCGTCGAGAACTACCTCAGCGTTCCGCAACGGGACGACCTCGACGGTATCGACTACGAACACACGTACCAGCCGACCAGCAACACGGGCGTCCTCCCCGACGAGGACTACGACTTCAACAAGGACGGAGAGGCCGGTGCGCGGCCCGGCGACGCGTTCGGGTTCGGTGAGTTCCCCGGCCACTACGCGTTCGCGGTCGCGAGCAAGTACCCGATCGTAGAATCGGAGATACGGACCTTCCAGACGTTCAAGTGGGCCGATATGCCAGACAACCTCATCCCGGTGAAGGGCGAGGAAGGAGTCGTCACGGACCCCGAAGGCGACGGGACGGCGCTCTACCTCACCGAGGAGGAACTCGACGTCTACCGGCTCTCCTCGAAGACGCACGTCGACGTTCCGTTCCGAGTCAAGGGGGGAACGGTCCACGGCCTGTTCGCGCACCCGACGCCGCCGGGCTTCGACGGCGCGAACAACTTCAACGGGAAGTGGAACCACGACGAGGTCCGGTTCTTCGCGGACTACGTCGCCGGCGAGGAGTACATCTACGACGACAGCGGCGAGCACGGAGGTCTCGACGACGACGCGTCGTACGTGCTAATGGGCGACATGAACGCCGGCCCGGGCCGGGGTCGAGACGCCCGCCCGCTCCAACCCGCACAGAAGTTCTTCGTCGACAACGACGACTTCAACACCGACCGCCTCCCGACGAGTCCGGGCGGGTTCCAGTACGGCCTTCCCACCGGGACGCGTTCCGGCGGCGACGTGGAGGGCGTCGTCGAACTCATCGACTACGTCCTCCCCTCTCCGGACCTCTCGCTGCGGGACTCGTCGGTCGTCTGGCCGAGCGAGGCCACGACGGAGGACGGTCTGCTGGAGGACGTCGACGAAGCGTCGGACCACCGACTCGTCTGGGCCGACATCGCGACGAACCCCGGGAAGAAAGGAAAGTAG
- a CDS encoding KTSC domain-containing protein yields the protein MNRKPVSSSNLRSVGYDSSANTLEIEFHSGQVYQYFNVPESIYQGLMNAASHGKYHHRHIKNNYRYKRI from the coding sequence ATGAACAGAAAACCCGTCTCTTCCAGTAACCTCCGGAGTGTCGGATACGATTCATCGGCAAATACGTTAGAAATCGAGTTCCATAGCGGTCAAGTGTATCAATATTTCAACGTTCCAGAGTCAATCTACCAAGGGCTGATGAACGCCGCTTCGCACGGCAAGTACCACCACCGACACATCAAAAACAACTATCGATATAAGCGCATCTAG